The following DNA comes from Methermicoccus shengliensis DSM 18856.
GCTCGGACTCTCTGGAAGCGTGCACGATGCCAAGCTCGAAGACGCCCTCGTGGAGGTTCCGGCTGGCACACACATTAAAGCTCCAAAGGTGCTGTTCGAGAGAATAGAGGACGAGAAGGTGAAGATGCTCGAGAGGGCAATGCGAGAGCGCATAAAGGCTGCGATGGAGGGTAAAAAAGTGCAGGAAGGGGAAATAAGCTATGAGGAGTTCTCAAAGATGGACCTTCGGATAGGAAAAGTCATCAGGGCAGAGAGGGTAAAGGGTGCGAGCAAGCTGCTGCGGCTCGAGGTGGACGTGGGCGATAGTGTGAGGCAGATCGTGGCTGGCATTGCCAACACGTACGAACCAGAAGAGCTCGTGGGAAGGGAGGTCGTGGTGGTGGTAAACCTCAAGCCAGCAAAGATATTCGGGATAGAGTCGCAGGGGATGGTGCTCGCTGCCGATGTGGATGGCACGGCGGTGCTGCTCTCCCCGATGCATGAGGTCGGGGCTGGGGTGAGGGTGAGGTAGCCAAAACAGCTTAACGAAGCTGGCACGTGAGTGGATTAATGGGCTACTTAGCAGTAGCCCTTAATGCGCTGTATGCCAGCTGGACGGCAGCTGCAGCTTAAATAAGCTGGCCCCTGGAGTGGATTAATGGGGTGTGGCTAAGCCACACCCCTTAATGCGCTATTTTGCCGGCTTTTGTAAAAAGCCGACGTGAGTGGATTATGAGGGGATGGCTGTGCCATCCCCCTTAATGCGCTGTATGCCAGCTGGACGGCAGCTGCAGCTTAACTAAGCTGGCACGTGAGTGGATTAATGGGGTGTGGCTAAGCCACACCCCTTAATGCGCTATTTTGCCGGCTTTTGTAAAAAGCCGACGTGAGTGGATTATGGGGGATGCCATGCCATCCCCCTTAATGCGCTGTTTTGCTGGCTTTTGTAAAAAGCCAAGTGGACGGCAGCTGCAGCTGGACGACAGCCACCAGAAGTCAGAACAGCTATATATCTCAAGAGAAGAAGAAAGGTGCAACACCTCATGCGTAGTCCCGTAGGGTAGTGGTCAATCCTTTCGGCCTTTGGAGCCGAAGACGGCGGTTCGAATCCGCCCGGGACTGCTTAAAGTACTCTCCAAGAGCGGCGAGATGCTCGCAGAAGTGGGAGGCTAAGGGCTTATCTATGTTGAGCAGAAAGAGCCCCTCATGCACATGACGAAGCTGGAGGTGAGCGACTTCGACCTCGCCCTTACCTTGAGCTGTGGTCAGAGTTTCTGCTGGCAAAAAAAGGGAGGGTGGTACACGGGCGTCATTGACGGCAATGCGGTCGCCCTGAGACAGCATGGCTCTCCAGATGGTGTCCTCGAGGTGGTGGCATATCCAGAGCTGGATGAGGACAGGCTCACGCAGTACCTCGGATGCGAGGATGACCTGTTCGAGATAGCGCTTGAGGTGGGAAAGGATGCTTACATGAGGAGCGTGCTTCACCGATGGTGGGGGCTCAGGGTGATGAGACAGCCCCTCTGGGAGATGCTCGCCTCCTTCATATGTGCCACCAACAAGAGCGTGGTGGCAATAGAGAAGATGATACTGTGCCTGAGAAGAAAGGCAGGTGAACCCATAGGGGTGAGGGGCAAAGAGCCCTTCATGGTGGAGCACTACACCTTTCCATCACCAGAGAGGCTTGCCCATCTCTCCATCGGACAGCTGGAGAGGTGTGGGCTGGGATACAGGGCACCCTACCTTCTGGAGGCTACCCAGATGTTCGAGCCGCAGCCCCTCAAGAGCTACGAGGAGGCGAGGCGGTGGCTGCTGGGCTTTAAGGGAGTGGGCAACAAGGTTGCGGACTGTGTCAGCCTGTTCGGGCTTGGAATGCTCGAGGCATTCCCCATCGACCGATGGATGAGACATGTGCTGTACACCCACTATGAGGTGGGCTGCTCCAGCTCCAAAAGGGCACTCACACCCCGTGAGTACGAGAGGCTCTCGAGATGGGCAAGGGAGTACTTTGGAAGGTATGCTGGATATGCCCAGCAATACCTGTTTCACGAGGCGAGGATGAAAAACAGGGGGCGACCCAGGGGGCGACCCGCATCCAAACGCTAATATCTCTCTTATGGCAAGAGAGGGGCTGGTGGAGGACATGGAAGAGGAGCTAGATACCATCATAACACTCATCGGCAATGAAGTCGCGTTCGAGGGTTATGAGTTCATATTCAAGGGAGAAGCCACGGAGTGCAAGAGTTGCAGGCTAAGGAACGCCTGTCTAAACCTTCACGAGGGCTCCCGGTACAGGCTGGTGGCGCTCAGGGATGCTCCGGTGCACGAGTGTCCCTTGCACGAGGGAGGTGTGAGGGCGGTCGAGGTGGTGGAGGCACCGTTTCTCGTGGCAATCGAGTCAAGGAAGGCATTTAGAGGCTCAAAGGTGGTGTACACCCCGATGAGGTGCGGTGAGGAGGAGTGCCCCATGTACGAGCTGTGCCATCCCACCGGGCTCGAGGAGGGGGACAAGTGCACCATCACGAGGGTGGTGGGAAACCCCCCAGAGGGCTGTCCCAAGGGCTTTTCTCTAAAGCTCGTGGAGCTGGAGAGGTGAGCGGGTGGCAAGGCTGTTCACTGCGGTGAGGATTCCAGAGCACCTCGTGCCCGTGATAGCCGAGCTGGAGGCTCAGCTCCCCTCCAATGGGCTCAAGCTGGTAAGGCCTGAGATTGCCCACATAACCCTCAGGTTCATCGGAGAGGT
Coding sequences within:
- a CDS encoding DNA-3-methyladenine glycosylase family protein; translated protein: MHMTKLEVSDFDLALTLSCGQSFCWQKKGGWYTGVIDGNAVALRQHGSPDGVLEVVAYPELDEDRLTQYLGCEDDLFEIALEVGKDAYMRSVLHRWWGLRVMRQPLWEMLASFICATNKSVVAIEKMILCLRRKAGEPIGVRGKEPFMVEHYTFPSPERLAHLSIGQLERCGLGYRAPYLLEATQMFEPQPLKSYEEARRWLLGFKGVGNKVADCVSLFGLGMLEAFPIDRWMRHVLYTHYEVGCSSSKRALTPREYERLSRWAREYFGRYAGYAQQYLFHEARMKNRGRPRGRPASKR
- a CDS encoding UPF0179 family protein encodes the protein MAREGLVEDMEEELDTIITLIGNEVAFEGYEFIFKGEATECKSCRLRNACLNLHEGSRYRLVALRDAPVHECPLHEGGVRAVEVVEAPFLVAIESRKAFRGSKVVYTPMRCGEEECPMYELCHPTGLEEGDKCTITRVVGNPPEGCPKGFSLKLVELER